Proteins encoded together in one Quercus lobata isolate SW786 chromosome 3, ValleyOak3.0 Primary Assembly, whole genome shotgun sequence window:
- the LOC115978917 gene encoding putative pentatricopeptide repeat-containing protein At1g12700, mitochondrial, whose translation MGTLLRSSHTCFRSYCYSTLTAAATATTTSIASAKKNPNHNLNQNQFLKPVRDQCKSRSFRNVDHALDLFDKMLHTLPLPSIYDFNHVLGGIARMKHYPVVISLIKRIKSFGVSPDVYTLNVLINCFCHLNCLDFGFSVVATILKLGYHPNSITLNTLVKGLCFQGNIAGAVKLLEDMEKEGYQPDAFTCGTILNALCKIGKTDMAIGLLRKLEEGDFELDLTAYNTIIDSLCKDRLVIEALNFLTEMMSKGIQPDLITYNSLIQGLCNCGRWREATTLLNKMAQRKIVPSVRTFNILVDTFCKEGMLIEAKKVFDKMIQRDIEPDVVSYNSLIDGYCLQNKLNDAIEALNVMVERGCSPDVVSYNILINGFCKNKKIYEAMNLFNEMSNKRVAPSIVTYNTLIGGFCRVERPQAALDLFLKMQAYGQLPDPQTYAVLLDGLCKNGLVVVAIKVFLEMEDKTLGNYIVIYNILIDGLCNVGNLKVARELFYSLPAKGLQPNVRTYTIMLKGLCKEGLLEEASEIFEKMDGSGCSPNVHTYNTIIQGLLQHNETTKAIKYLEIMVDKGFSANATVASMLFDLLSSNQVDKNIQEFLLKLV comes from the coding sequence ATGGGTACGCTTCTTCGTTCTTCTCACACTTGTTTTCGTTCTTATTGTTATTCTACGCTTACTGCTGCTGCTACTGCTACTACTACTAGTATTGCTAGTGCTAAAAAAAACCCGAATCACAATctgaatcaaaatcaattctTGAAACCTGTTAGAGATCAGTGCAAATCTAGAAGCTTTAGGAATGTTGATCATGCCTTAGAcctgtttgataaaatgcttcaCACGCTCCCTTTGCCTTCCATTTACGATTTTAATCACGTGTTGGGTGGCATTGCAAGAATGAAGCATTACCCAGTAGTCATTTCTCTAATTAAACGAATCAAATCATTCGGAGTCTCTCCCGATGTTTATACTCTCAATGTTTTGATTAACTGCTTCTGCCATTTAAACTGTCTAGATTTTGGGTTCTCTGTCGTGGcaacaattttgaaacttggttaTCACCCAAACTCTATTACTCTAAACACCCTTGTGAAGGGTCTCTGTTTTCAAGGTAACATTGCTGGAGCTGTGAAGTTGTTAGAAGATATGGAGAAGGAAGGGTATCAACCTGATGCATTTACTTGTGGAACGATACTAAATGCTCTGTGTAAGATTGGTAAGACTGATATGGCTATTGGGTTGCTCAGGAAATTGGAAGAAGGAGATTTTGAGCTTGATCTGACAGCGTATAACACAATCATTGATAGTTTATGTAAGGATAGGTTGGTAATTGAGGCCTTGAACTTTTTGACTGAAATGATGAGTAAAGGCATTCAACCAGACCTTATCACTTACAATTCCTTAATTCAAGGCCTATGCAATTGCGGCAGGTGGAGAGAGGCTACTACTTTGTTGAACAAGATGGCACAGAGGAAGATCGTGCCAAGTGTGAGGACCTTCAACATATTGGTGGACACATTTTGCAAAGAGGGGATGTTGATAGAGgcaaaaaaagtttttgataaGATGATTCAAAGAGATATTGAGCCTGACGTAGTCTCTTATAATTCTTTAATTGATGGATACTGTTTGCAAAATAAATTGAACGATGCCATCGAAGCATTGAACGTGATGGTTGAGAGGGGTTGTTCACCTGATGTTGTTAGCTATAACATATTGATTAAtggtttttgtaaaaataaaaaaatttatgaggcAATGAATCTCTTTAATGAAATGTCCAACAAGAGAGTGGCTCCCAGCATTGTGACTTATAACACTCTTATAGGTGGGTTTTGTCGAGTGGAGAGACCCCAGGCTGCACTAGACCTATTTCTTAAGATGCAGGCATATGGCCAACTTCCAGATCCCCAAACTTATGCTGTCTTGTTGGACGGCCTGTGTAAGAATGGACTAGTTGTTGTGGCAATAAAAGTGTTTCTTGAGATGGAAGACAAAACGTTAGGCAATTATATTGTGATTTACAACATTTTGATTGACGGTTTGTGTAATGTTGGGAATCTTAAAGTTGCAAGAGAACTCTTTTATAGTCTACCTGCAAAAGGATTGCAACCCAATGTTCGAACTTACACCATAATGCTCAAAGGGCTTTGCAAAGAGGGACTGCTAGAAGAAGCAAGTGAGatatttgagaaaatggatgggAGCGGTTGTTCACCTAACGTTCACACATATAACACAATAATCCAGGGGTTACTGCAACATAATGAGACAACAAAGGCAATtaaatatcttgaaataatGGTTGACAAGGGTTTTTCAGCAAATGCGACAGTTGCAAGCATGTTATTTGACTTGCTGTCATCTAATCAAGTAGATAAGAACATTCAAGAATTTCTCCTGAAGCTTGTGTGA